From the genome of Fusarium oxysporum f. sp. lycopersici 4287 chromosome 3, whole genome shotgun sequence, one region includes:
- a CDS encoding hypothetical protein (At least one base has a quality score < 10), with the protein MPVIDGLNVMRYFCRMVRVVVILKRPSGTLSEVATYGKLQSFYSVDLNYRCAAVRVTFTRIMPPPGRTPLPIEDVRQTLERLDRQHTDTTARTRRTTRPQRVMESELRNTKLRMPFEEIIRVSDDLDRRRAERRTGGPGPYRPHQARRRSGWVHTRVATGPTTPEPASPLRTPPSLKRHSIQQDVLPAPTPSDRDRSRRKRPKLLHEVTQHQQLSLDRILQHRDSCFRVKEDVSLRRSWCKEVPLALQVETSRSFHAAFADERTLPISHCTFCYRKCAPANMTTIQWRRDLPSSLLRATVALQECQKCLPLTGDAQVDVCLECRGSFDRGKLPKACSVNNMNIGCEHRYPKELDGLSPLEERLIALQAPFGYITKFTVDNKTPSSASYRKHIKGHIVVFPNNVDDLVTTVLPHPLLRTIENIHVSWSGAKRPNQAEVGSLLQVRKSRATAALLWLQKNNPLYRGIEINLDEIHGWQYAEGSAVPAVLMERMRREEPSAVEKTHTDPIVPNVDRGLEGTGFASIKELLASMQPDASDDASPPGDSELVEQSHQSPEDLLTSAPDPGSVHHGDDTLCETSASGMFPLDGPATFAEADKLSFLAEALRTSPGGHDDDAEPVGMMVHTAGDQPFIRVERGADFADSLHEDFFPRTFPKLFPWGRGGPKGPSLPDGDPRGALGSAQSGTNHSLNYWTKYVLQRHRGRFAVHPIFCFLVFNILLRSTNRRISMVRLVKGSFDRLDRVCRRLTMDRLKIAQEEMQDTKTTTDPDILFLLHELSIFGHAQPLSNETRLLMRRKIQSLNIWTGIPAIWITVNPNDINNPVKLKLSIHRLHDRDAAKELLIDLRGRYDRISLSIMDPVSAAIFFHREVSLFFEKYVKTGQESVYGKISHYYATVETNDRGSLHLHGLLWLEGNMELPSLIDDMTKNEEGEYRAQVVRYLDSVFNECLDEEAGRAVRKERKPIDPIDEIMNNTVTLSGAFDNESNFIAYCCQVHSHTYTCIKYSLKALAIEGAGQHRTTACRFKAPWKLVENTGFTEDGLLSMRRNHALVNRYNKAMAVGLRHNHDLSMILTKTKGLAMVFYITNYATKLDTPMWKRLVFASDVLRQLRESASLGGPSLPEQDAQRQDVVNESRQFLMRAANRIFSERQLSAVEVCYFLLGYQTDFTNVPNWSYINLTALYWTIFRRWPHLRRQACTQIDAEEPSETVQFRRNGRTLLYLDAYAYRGPVLRDTCLYDYMSTIIVERRRGRDEDEVHIALQGPPECHEWIQKLRQPPGYAVPVFQGFISDDHMDDHPVYFKRKSAEDARKDARLWANRSEGDDTVDVEFPLGESNCDDEPTMEEPTMAEHYQNYKALFRTLQNAVRNSDATKDSPVLQGLIRDLDRENPIEERRPFIQRHDDFYQQIRHRQHSVLSQCSVPSADDVQAAAKAQDLLHLQMLNEMEGVVQGGTTSIGNANIDDLLVRQCDADIPIPRHLETSQAQNPRMLVELGPVGGFTELGLQAASAYTLNGLQSMALQLICRFLDKYVDHPDSAGQNLQYVGGPGGTGKSRIVDALRNVFVARGQLHQLQVTGTSGSAAAQIGGTTFHSACGLDIHHSNDRREPPVFSEAKKWRWKQKLVLVIDEVSMLGGSTLFQANCRLQALRDCPDKPFGGIPVVLLMGDFYQFAPVLEKSLLVDQMMSPTYTTSSGQATIAHHRGHNLWLMFKTVILLEEQVRARDDPQLGALLERVRAGTQTREDFDLLNTRLVDRSQITFKAGLRAITPLNRNRWALNMEALVDWARFHAKHISIFISTHTWRSRTFLQQELAQTIEQGDSSSCKIPGVFFYAQGMPVVVNKNTYTGLRVVNGAEFTAVDLIPDPNFPGHYLADDVTIHFGPPLGILLESQETKDITIPTLPAGTLLIRPITHVLDPANSCYKFLSGKCTRRGLPVVPAFVLTDYKAQGKTFADVLLELRGNRVTNGQPSKCDFTSLYVQLSRCKTLQGIKLLNIVRPQDFLGNKPDQVIVDAMKRLADLAMLWSQRLLILSRHQHRADVGLPARRREPGFGVNMEICDDLIIQIGPVCRLTADPMKD; encoded by the exons ATGCCGGTTATCGACGGTCTGAACGTCATGCGATATTTCTGTCGCATGGTTCGAGTGGTTGTAATCTTGAAGCGCCCCTCTGGCACCCTCTCCGAAGTTGCCACCTACGGAAAGCTTCAAAGCTTCTACTCCGTGGACCTAAACTACCGCTGCGCAGCGG TCCGTGTTACTTTTACTCGGATCATGCCTCCACCAGGACGGACTCCCCTTCCGATAGAAGATGTCCGCCAAACTCTGGAGAGGCTAGATCGGCAGCACACTGATACAACGGCTCGCACCCGGCGGACCACCCGGCCGCAGCGGGTCATGGAGTCGGAGCTCCGAAACACGAAGCTCAGAATGCCCTTCGAGGAAATCATCCGTGTATCGGACGACCTGGACCGTAGACGCGCCGAACGTCGGACCGGTGGACCCGGACCCTATCGGCCCCACCAGGCTCGCAGGCGCAGTGGATGGGTCCATACGCGGGTTGCTACCGGACCGACGACTCCTGAGCCAGCCTCTCCTCTCCGGACTCCGCCTTCCCTCAAGCGGCATAGCATACAGCAAGACGTACTTCCGGCCCCGACACCCTCGGACCGAGACCGAAGCCGCCGGAAGAGGCCGAAACTACTGCACGAGGTTactcaacatcagcaactGTCTCTTGACAGAATTCTTCAACACCGGGACTCCTGCTTTCGCGTGAAGGAAGACGTATCGCTAAGGAGATCCTGGTGTAAGGAAGTCCCGCTCGCCCTTCAAGTCGAGACTTCGAGATCGTTCCATGCAGCTTTTGCAGACGAGAGGACACTGCCTATTTCCCATTGCACCTTCTGTTACAGAAAATGCGCGCCAGCCAACATGACTACCATCCAGTGGAGGAGGGACTTGCCCTCCTCGCTCCTACGAGCCACAGTGGCTCTTCAAGAGTGCCAAAAGTGTCTGCCACTGACAGGTGACGCTCAGGTCGATGTTTGCCTCGAATGCCGCGGTAGCTTCGACCGTGGGAAGCTGCCAAAGGCATGCTCCGTCAACAACATGAATATAGGATGTGAGCATCGTTATCCCAAAGAACTCGACGGCCTCTCTCCTCTCGAGGAGAGGCTGATCGCTCTCCAGGCCCCCTTTGGCTATATCACGAAGTTCACTGTTGATAACAAGACGCCGTCGAGTGCGAGTTACAGGAAGCACATCAAGGGCCATATTGTCGTGTTTCCGAATAACGTAGACGACTTGGTCACCACAGTGCTGCCTCACCCGCTTCTTCGGACGATCGAGAACATCCATGTCTCTTGGAGTGGTGCCAAGAGACCCAATCAGGCGGAAGTGGGGTCCCTTCTTCAGGTGCGAAAGTCTCGGGCGACTGCTGCTCTCTTGTGGCTGCAGAAGAACAATCCCCTCTATAGGGGTATCGAGATTAACCTGGATGAGATACATGGCTGGCAGTATGCCGAGGGCTCGGCCGTTCCCGCCGTTCTCATGGAGCGCATGCGAAGAGAGGAACCCTCAGCCGTGGAAAAGACACACACAGACCCCATCGTCCCAAATGTTGATCGCGGATTAGAGGGGACCGGTTTCGCTAGCATTAAAGAGCTTCTCGCGTCCATGCAACCAGATGCCAGCGACGATGCCTCACCACCGGGCGACAGCGAGTTGGTGGAACAGTCCCACCAATCGCCTGAGGATCTACTTACATCTGCCCCTGACCCAGGGAGTGTTCACCACGGCGATGATACCCTGTGCGAGACCTCGGCGTCCGGCATGTTTCCTCTAGACGGACCTGCTACATTCGCTGAAGCTGACAAGCTGTCCTTCTTAGCTGAGGCTTTGCGGACGAGTCCGGGCGGACACGATGATGACGCCGAACCCGTCGGTATGATGGTCCATACGGCGGGTGACCAGCCATTCATCCGGGTCGAGCGTGGCGCGGATTTCGCTGACAGCCTACACGAGGATTTCTTCCCGCGAACCTTTCCGAAACTTTTCCCTTGGGGCAGGGGCGGCCCGAAGGGCCCCAGTCTGCCAGACGGCGATCCACGTGGCGCCTTGGGCTCCGCACAGAGTGGCACCAACCATTCGCTCAACTACTGGACCAAGTACGTGTTGCAGCGGCACAGGGGCCGGTTTGCCGTCCACCCAatcttttgtttcttggTCTTCAATATCCTCCTGCGATCCACGAACCGAAGAATCAGCATGGTCCGTCTGGTAAAGGGCTCCTTCGACAGACTGGACCGGGTCTGTAGACGCCTGACGATGGACCGCTTGAAAATAGCACAGGAGGAAATGCAGGACACCAAGACCACGACCGATCCGGatatcttgttcttgctccACGAACTGTCCATATTTGGCCACGCGCAGCCGCTCTCCAACGAAACCCGGCTCTTGATGCGGAGGAAGATACAGTCATTGAACATCTGGACAGGTATACCTGCCATCTGGATTACTGTCAATCCCAATGATATCAACAATCCGGTCAAGTTGAAACTCTCCATTCACAGACTTCATGATCGCGATGCAGCCAAGGAGCTTCTGATTGATCTCCGTGGGAGATATGATAGAATTTCTCTTAGCATTATGGATCCGGTCAGCgctgccatcttcttccatcgagaggtctccttgttctttgaGAAATATGTCAAGACAGGCCAGGAATCAGTTTACGGGAAGATCAGCCATTACTACGCAACAGTTGAGACGAACGACCGAGGTAGTCTCCACCTGCATGGTCTACTCTGGTTGGAGGGTAATATGGAGTTGCCTTCCTTGATCGACGATATGACGAAAAATGAGGAGGGAGAATACCGTGCTCAAGTGGTTCGCTATCTGGACTCTGTATTTAACGAATGTCTGGATGAGGAAGCTGGAAGGGCCGTCCGCAAGGAGAGAAAGCCAATCGACCCGATTGACGAGATCATGAACAACACTGTGACTCTCTCAGGGGCTTTCGACAACGAGTCCAACTTCATTGCCTACTGTTGCCAGGTGCACTCGCATACGTACACCTGTATCAAGTATTCTCTGAAAGCACTCGCTATAGAGGGCGCAGGTCAACACAGAACGACGGCTTGTCGGTTCAAAGCCCCTTGGAAGCTCGTCGAGAACACCGGGTTCACGGAGGACGGTCTGCTCAGCATGAGGCGGAACCATGCGCTCGTCAACCGGTACAACAAAGCAATGGCGGTCGGCCTCCGCCACAATCATGACCTCTCTATGATCTTGACTAAGACGAAGGGATTGGCCATGGTATTCTACATCACAAATTATGCCACCAAATTAGACACGCCCATGTGGAAACGCCTCGTCTTTGCATCTGATGTTCTTCGGCAGCTCCGTGAATCCGCGTCGCTGGGGGGGCCAAGTCTTCCCGAGCAAGATGCCCAGCGTCAGGACGTGGTGAATGAGAGCCGCCAGTTTTTGATGAGGGCAGCGAACCGAATTTTCTCTGAGAGGCAGCTTTCGGCCGTAGAGGTCTGCTACTTTCTGCTCGGCTATCAAACAGACTTTACTAACGTACCAAACTGGTCCTACATCAACCTGACAGCACTTTACTGGACCATCTTCCGACGCTGGCCACACCTCCGTCGCCAGGCTTGTACGCAAATCGACGCCGAAGAGCCATCGGAAACAGTGCAGTTTCGGCGAAACGGCCGGACCTTGCTGTACCTGGACGCCTATGCTTATCGCGGCCCAGTTCTGAGAGATACGTGCCTCTACGACTATATGTCCACGATCATCGTGGAGCGCCGTCGTGgtcgagatgaggatgaagtccATATTGCGCTACAGGGGCCCCCGGAATGTCACGAATGGATTCAAAAGCTTCGTCAGCCCCCCGGATACGCAGTGCCAGTCTTTCAAGGGTTCATCAGCGACGATCACATGGACGACCACCCAGTGTACTTCAAACG AAAGTCGGCTGAGGATGCTCGTAAGGATGCTCGGCTTTGGGCCAACCGGTCGGAAGGCGATGACACGGTAGACGTAGAATTCCCCCTGGGTGAAAGCAACTGTGATGATGAGCCGACCATGGAAGAGCCGACCATGGCAGAGCATTACCAAAACTATAAGGCCCTCTTCCGCACTCTCCAAAATGCTGTACGCAATTCCGACGCAACAAAGGACTCTCCGGTCTTGCAAGGTCTGATCCGAGACCTTGACCGGGAGAACCCGATAGAAGAGCGCCGCCCTTTTATCCAACGTCACGACGATTTCTATCAGCAAAttcgccatcgtcaacacAGCGTCTTAAGCCAATGCTCCGTTCCTTCTGCCGATGACGTTCAGGCTGCGGCGAAGGCCCAGGATCTGCTGCATCTACAGATGCTCAACGAGATGGAGGGTGTTGTGCAAGGTGGCACAACCTCCATTGGGAACGCTAACATTGACGATCTGCTTGTTCGACAATGCGATGCAGACATTCCCATTCCGAGACATTTGGAAACCTCGCAGGCACAGAATCCTCGAATGCTTGTTGAACTGGGTCCCGTCGGAGGTTTCACGGAGCTGGGACTTCAGGCCGCCTCCGCGTATACACTCAACGGTTTGCAGAGTATGGCGCTACAGCTTATTTGTCGGTTCTTGGACAAGTACGTCGACCATCCAGACTCTGCCGGTCAGAACCTTCAATACGTTGGTGGCCCAGGCGGTACTGGGAAGTCCAGGATCGTCGATGCTTTGCGGAACGTATTTGTGGCTAGAGGCCAGCTGCATCAACTCCAGGTGACCGGCACGTCCGGCAGTGCGGCTGCTCAGATCGGCGGGACGACATTTCATTCGGCTTGTGGACTGGATATTCACCATTCTAACGACAGAAGAGAGCCTCCAGTCTTCTCGGAAGCGAAGAAATGGAGGTGGAAGCAGAAGTTGGTACTTGTGATTGACGAAGTCAGCATGCTCGGGGGGTCCACTTTATTCCAGGCCAACTGTCGCCTCCAGGCCCTCCGCGACTGCCCCGATAAGCCGTTTGGCGGTATTCCCGTCGTCCTCCTGATGGGTGATTTCTATCAGTTCGCCCCTGTGCTTGAGAAAAGTCTCCTGGTGGACCAGATGATGAGTCCGACTTACACGACCTCTTCGGGACAGGCAACCATTGCTCACCATCGTGGTCATAACCTGTGGCTGATGTTCAAGACCGTCATCCTTCTCGAGGAGCAAGTCCGCGCCCGGGACGATCCACAGCTGGGCGCTCTCTTGGAAAGAGTACGGGCCGGAACCCAGACTAGGGAGGACTTTGACCTGCTCAACACCAGGCTCGTGGACCGGTCCCAGATCACCTTCAAGGCTGGCTTGCGTGCCATAACACCGCTCAACCGTAACAGATGGGCTCTCAATATGGAAGCCCTGGTAGATTGGGCCCGCTTTCACGCAAAGCatatctccatcttcatctcgacaCACACCTGGCGCAGCCGGACCTTTTTACAGCAGGAGCTAGCCCAGACCATCGAGCAAGGCGACAGCTCCAGCTGTAAGATCCCAGGAGTATTCTTCTACGCCCAGGGCATGCCTGTTGTTGTCAACAAAAATACCTATACCGGCCTGAGAGTTGTGAACGGGGCCGAGTTTACGGCCGTGGACCTCATCCCCGACCCAAACTTCCCAGGCCATTATCTCGCTGACGATGTTACCATACACTTCGGTCCGCCACTAGGCATATTGTTGGAGTCACAAGAGACAAAAGATATAACCATCCCGACACTCCCAGCGGGTACCTTACTCATCCGGCCCATCACGCATGTACTCGATCCAGCCAACTCCTGTTACAAGTTCCTATCCGGGAAATGCACCCGACGCGGACTGCCTGTGGTCCCTGCCTTCGTACTGACCGACTATAAGGCCCAAGGGAAAACGTTTGCCGATGTTCTTTTAGAGCTCCGAGGAAATCGCGTGACAAATGGTCAGCCCTCGAAGTGCGACTTCACTAGTCTCTATGTACAACTTTCTAGGTGCAAGACACTACAGGGCATCAAACTGCTAAATATAGTGCGGCCGCAGGACTTCCTCGGCAACAAGCCAGACCAGGTCATCGTTGACGCCATGAAGAGACTTGCGGATCTAGCG ATGCTGTGGTCGCAacgtcttctgatcctttCGCGCCACCAGCACCGTGCCGATGTGGGACTGCCAGCTCGGAGGCGCGAACCCGGATTCGGAGTCAATATGGAGATATGTGATGACCTGATTATCCAGATCGGCCCGGTCTGCAGATTGACTGCCGACCCGATGAAAGACTAA